A single Tachypleus tridentatus isolate NWPU-2018 chromosome 9, ASM421037v1, whole genome shotgun sequence DNA region contains:
- the LOC143227330 gene encoding uncharacterized protein LOC143227330 gives MYGLFALLGYHVVTLVSGFAVNEFTNNENRPGAHLIVITAPRQYDSYYQRNYFNILQFDIDYARQVMGKDNIVVLGDQYAIQIFKKYLPDDILLELEMEDIWMRDPTTVNPYKPIQFRLTPASYEEDQYVADRVQRVFSSVFKSLGVQFDETPKNNGYFMDGGNVVDNYKDKIVVTDRFLQDNQLIKAEAKEILKELYQGVDKVAIVPTDDPEGLAHSDGMVMFINNNAVMITNYDYNSTLKKLITKELLDEFPGIELIQDADTWTSKAYDPKISSACGLMVNGVLTENFLYVPTFNNPTDGSILRAIQDKTNRIVVPINASRVCEMGGSVRCLSWQQTGENARKIIEAARNDDYPWLY, from the coding sequence ATGTACGGACTGTTTGCTCTGTTGGGTTATCATGTGGTAACTCTTGTTTCTGGGTTCGCTGTAAACGAATTTACTAACAATGAAAACAGACCTGGGGCTCATCTCATTGTTATTACTGCTCCACGGCAATACGACAGTTATTATCAAAGAAATTACTTTAACATTCTACAGTTTGACATTGATTATGCTAGGCAAGTTATGGGGAAGGACAATATTGTTGTCCTTGGAGACCAATAtgctatacaaatatttaaaaaatatcttccCGACGATATTCTACTGGAGCTCGAAATGGAGGACATTTGGATGAGAGATCCCACGACTGTGAATCCTTATAAACCCATCCAGTTCCGTCTCACGCCTGCATCCTACGAGGAAGATCAGTATGTGGCAGATAGAGTTCAGCGAGTATTCTCTTCGGTTTTCAAGTCTTTGGGAGTCCAGTTTGACGAAACCCCCAAGAATAACGGTTACTTCATGGACGGAGGCAATGTAGTTGATAATTATAAAGACAAAATCGTCGTCACCGATCGTTTTCTTCAGGACAACCAACTTATAAAGGCTGAAGCTAAGGAAATATTAAAGGAACTCTACCAAGGAGTTGATAAGGTTGCCATAGTTCCCACAGACGACCCTGAAGGCCTAGCCCACTCTGACGGTATGGTTATGTTTATCAACAACAATGCTGTCATGATTACCAATTACGACTACAATAGTACTCTGAAAAAACTGATAACGAAGGAACTGCTGGATGAATTTCCAGGAATTGAACTGATTCAGGATGCCGACACTTGGACGTCCAAGGCTTATGACCCAAAGATCTCGTCAGCTTGTGGACTTATGGTGAATGGCGTATTAACAGAGAATTTCCTTTACGTCCCTACGTTCAACAACCCGACCGACGGGTCCATCTTGAGAGCTATTCAAGACAAGACCAACAGAATTGTTGTACCAATAAACGCTTCGCGGGTCTGCGAGATGGGTGGTAGTGTGAGATGTTTGTCATGGCAACAAACAGGTGAAAACGCTAGAAAGATAATCGAAGCTGCGAGAAATGATGATTACCCTTGGTtgtactga